The Arachis ipaensis cultivar K30076 chromosome B05, Araip1.1, whole genome shotgun sequence nucleotide sequence AGGCCCTgtgatttttttcaaaatttggcTCTATTGGTTATAAGATTTTTTGTTCTTTTGACCTTATAAAATAGGCCAAGCATATTGACACCACTAATtggaattaaaattttaattttaactacAAAATTTTAATCCCttcaatacttttaaaaaatggaGAATTTCTTGAAATGGAGATTGAAATTTTAAGTCCAAtacattttatattaaatttaatacaaatactCAATTTAATTTCTGACTTGTAATCTCTATTTCTGTCTTTCCGTCCCAATCACCCTCCCTCCCAAACATAGCAGTAGAGTCTGACGGTTACACAAAGCAAACGCTAACATTACAGGAAGAATGCAAGGGCGAGGACTGAGCAGGCCATTATTGGGCCTTACTAGCAACAAATTGGGCTCAGTTGGCCCAATTTTTGGATAAATGAACCACGGTCCCTGGTTAGTTGTTAGTGGTTACCACTTCAACACTGGCTATGGCGCGAGGGGTGATCCTCTCTACGCCATGTCTCACTGCTTCTACTTCTTCACTCTTAGCTTCCTTCTCCAAAACCCCACCAAAAAGTTTCAAACTTTCACTCTCCTCGCACCTTCTGCATCATCACCAACCATGCACTCTCCCTCTTACTTGCTGCTTCTCCGTCTCATCTTCTGAAGCACAATGCTCAATCGACTTGTCAAAGTACAGAGAAGCTTTTTCCAGGCGCATGGCTATGGCGGGACTCAAACCTCATCACCGTATTGGTCAGTTTCTACTTTGCTTCTTACATGCTCTTTTGTGATGCATTCCTCTTAGTTCATTGAAACTTGCTGGGAAAAAAATTTACCCTTTTAGTCTAGTGAAATTAATTACATTTTTGTTACTTGGAGGGTGCCCTTTTTGTTATCTTTATAGCCAGTGTCAGAATTAAAACTCAGAAATAACATTCTGGTTAACAATGTCTTTGGATTTTAGTTTGTGCACCTAAATTCTGAAACtttaatttgaactttgaagggTTTTGGCATGTATTTGAGCAACATTTCttcataattttagtttcaattccttcatagaaaaaaaaaagctgcCTTAGATCAAACCATAGTTTGCAAGTTATAAACTGAATGTACCCTCCTTGTTTTGCAAAGTAACTTTGCCAGTGGAAAAGGTTAACTTGTTGCCAGTGATGCAATGAATGAGCCTAGTGGTTACCTGCATAGTATATTGATTAGTTCATATTATCTCGTTTCTTTTCCTATCAGCTTTGGGAGTCTCTGGTGGTCCTGATAGTATGGCACTCTGTGTCTTAACCGCTGGCTGGAAAACTGCTGGTGCTAATGCTGTCAACACTGACAGTGGTGGTTTCATTGATGGTCTATTGGCAATTATTGTTGATCATGGACTGCGTGCAGAGAGCAAAGAGGAGGCCAACATTGTTTGTTGCCGTGTTTCCAAAA carries:
- the LOC107644380 gene encoding uncharacterized protein LOC107644380, which codes for MARGVILSTPCLTASTSSLLASFSKTPPKSFKLSLSSHLLHHHQPCTLPLTCCFSVSSSEAQCSIDLSKYREAFSRRMAMAGLKPHHRIALGVSGGPDSMALCVLTAGWKTAGANAVNTDSGGFIDGLLAIIVDHGLRAESKEEANIVCCRVSKMGIRCEIANCDWSSGKPKQGQLQEAARDMRYQSFQKVCAENQIGILLVAHHADDQVCLAILCLYLYLHSLSM